The following proteins come from a genomic window of Sesamum indicum cultivar Zhongzhi No. 13 linkage group LG10, S_indicum_v1.0, whole genome shotgun sequence:
- the LOC105172178 gene encoding vinorine synthase-like → MGVNFKHKTIMKVNLVSKKLIKPYKPTPLHLRTYKISLMDETNPSMHVIRILFYPFDQVVNSKHIWSLEESLSQVLPLFYPLAGRYHKEKNYVDCNDEGAEFSIAEVDCKLHQLIGPKVNPEQLNLLLPLEIGAADELTDPMLAVQINKFLCGGMAIGICSSHRIFDSCSQSIFLKAWSNVAIDRGLEICPNFDSPTYFPPQNLDPIQFGVSRTRDTSILTKRFVFDKNAIYMLRERLSPEWRNERPPSRVVVVSAVVTQAILCSDRKKYGKSRASIISQAVNVRERTIPPISKYACGYWASMSILKSTADESYALECNFFEIVSKMRKIIIQGIKDCERILSDREFGRKVLIDCEFEVAQKSDSPETKVI, encoded by the coding sequence ATGGGAGTTAACTTCAAGCACAAAACAATTATGAAGGTGAATCTTGTCAGTAAGAAGTTGATAAAGCCTTACAAGCCAACTCCATTACACCTCCGCACTTACAAGATATCACTGATGGACGAAACCAACCCATCAATGCATGTCATTCGCATTCTATTCTATCCATTTGACCAAGTTGTCAATAGCAAACATATTTGGTCTTTAGAAGAATCATTGTCACAAGTGTTGCCTCTATTTTACCCACTAGCCGGAAGATaccacaaagaaaaaaactatgtTGACTGTAATGATGAGGGTGCTGAGTTCTCAATAGCAGAAGTGGACTGCAAACTTCATCAACTCATTGGCCCTAAAGTAAATCCCGAGCAGCTCAACCTCCTCCTCCCACTAGAAATAGGTGCAGCTGATGAGCTAACCGACCCCATGCTGGCAGTCCAAATTAACAAGTTCCTATGTGGTGGTATGGCAATCGGTATATGTTCTTCACATAGGATTTTTGATTCTTGCTCACAGTCAATATTTCTCAAAGCCTGGTCCAATGTTGCTATTGACAGGGGACTAGAGATATGCCCAAATTTTGACTCTCCCACTTACTTTCCCCCTCAGAATCTTGACCCAATTCAATTTGGGGTGTCTAGAACTAGAGATACCAGTATTCTCACCAAGAGGTTTGTGTTTgataaaaatgcaatatatatgtTGCGAGAGAGGTTGAGCCCAGAATGGAGAAACGAACGGCCACCATCTAGAGTGGTGGTGGTGTCCGCAGTCGTAACACAGGCTATTTTGTGCTCTGATAGGAAAAAATATGGCAAGTCAAGAGCTTCTATCATCAGCCAAGCGGTCAATGTTCGGGAAAGGACTATTCCACCGATTTCGAAATATGCTTGTGGCTATTGGGCTTCCATGTCCATCTTGAAGTCCACGGCAGATGAGAGTTATGCCCTAGAATGCAATTTCTTTGAAATAGTTTCAAAGATGCGCAAGATTATCATCCAGGGCATTAAAGACTGTGAAAGGATATTGTCCGATAGAGAGTTTGGACGAAAGGTTTTGATTGATTGTGAATTTGAAGTAGCACAGAAATCAGATAGCCCTGAGACGAAGGTTATATAG